One window of Triticum dicoccoides isolate Atlit2015 ecotype Zavitan chromosome 5A, WEW_v2.0, whole genome shotgun sequence genomic DNA carries:
- the LOC119300628 gene encoding indole-3-pyruvate monooxygenase YUCCA1-like gives MPVSHRDLQLDAQPSAALLDGDVPRRVWVPGPVIVGAGPSGLATAACLKARGVPSLVLERDACVAASWRHRTYERMRLHLPREFCELPHAPFPPGTPPYPTRDQFIAYLDGYARAFAVEPLLGARVRAAAYDAGIGFWRVTVEVSCAAAGKDSMTTTATEFMSRWLVVATGENAEPVWPDGVEGMDVYRGTVMHTSTYKRGDEFTGKKVLVVGCGNSGMEVSLDLCDNGAKASMVVRDKLHVLPRDILGISTFGLSVFLLKWLPMKWVDALFLFFSRLILGDTEKYGLQRPKIGPLQIKKSTGKTPVLDIGALRKIGDGDIKVVPAINRFTESGVEFADGRKEDFDAVILATGYKSNVPSWLKEDEFFSQSDGFPRMAFPHSWRGKNGLYATGFTRRGLMGSSYDASRIAADIANQWTEALARNITAHNNA, from the exons ATGCCAGTCTCGCACCGCGACTTGCAGCTTGACGCCCAGCCCTCCGCCGCCCTACTAGACGGGGATGTCCCGAGACGGGTGTGGGTGCCGGGGCCGGTGATCGTCGGCGCGGGGCCGTCCGGGCTGGCGACGGCGGCCTGCCTCAAGGCTCGCGGGGTGCCGTCGCTGGTGCTGGAGCGGGACGCGTGCGTCGCGGCGTCATGGCGGCACCGCACCTACGAGCGGATGCGGCTTCACCTGCCGCGGGAATTCTGCGAGCTCCCCCATGCGCCTTTCCCGCCGGGCACGCCTCCGTATCCAACAAGGGACCAGTTCATCGCCTACCTAGACGGCTACGCGCGAGCCTTCGCCGTGGAACCCCTCCTCGGCGCGCGCGTCCGGGCTGCCGCCTACGACGCCGGCATCGGCTTCTGGAGGGTCACCGTCGAAGTCTCCTGCGCCGCCGCCGGCAAAGACTCTATGACAACGACGGCGACGGAGTTCATGTCGCGCTGGCTCGTAGTGGCCACCGGCGAGAACGCGGAGCCTGTGTGGCCTGACGGTGTGGAGGGAATGGACGTCTACCGCGGCACGGTGATGCACACGAGCACCTACAAGAGAGGGGACGAGTTCACGGGAAAGAAGGTGCTCGTTGTTGGCTGCGGCAACTCTGGCATGGAGGTCAGCCTCGACCTCTGCGACAATGGCGCAAAGGCATCCATGGTTGTCAGGGACAAG CTTCATGTGTTGCCTAGGGATATACTAGGCATCTCAACATTTGGCCTCTCAGTATTCCTTCTCAAGTGGTTGCCCATGAAATGGGTTGATGCCTTGTTCCTCTTCTTCTCGAGGTTGATACTTGGAGACACTGAAAAATACGGGCTCCAACGACCTAAGATTGGCCCGCTCCAAATCAAGAAATCAACCGGGAAAACACCAGTGCTTGACATTGGAGCTTTGAGAAAGATCGGGGATGGCGACATAAAG GTGGTCCCCGCAATAAACCGGTTCACCGAGAGCGGTGTTGAATTTGCCGACGGACGTAAGGAGGACTTCGATGCTGTCATCCTCGCCACCGGGTACAAAAGCAACGTGCCATCATGGCTCAAG GAGGACGAATTTTTCAGCCAGAGTGATGGGTTCCCGAGGATGGCATTCCCGCACAGCTGGAGAGGCAAGAACGGCCTCTATGCCACGGGCTTCACAAGGAGGGGTCTCATGGGTTCCTCCTATGACGCCTCCAGAATCGCCGCTGACATCGCCAACCAGTGGACTGAGGCCCTCGCCAGGAATATCACTGCTCACAATAATGCTTGA